One window of the Halarcobacter mediterraneus genome contains the following:
- a CDS encoding hybrid sensor histidine kinase/response regulator, whose protein sequence is MKDKFSVLIIDDVQENIYSLELLIEEFNVNIYSALNANDAVSILMKNPVDLILCDIQMPDVDGFQFAEYIKGIDKLKDIPIIFITGIYDKDSYQKKGYDLGAIEYISKPIDDVLLTSKLKAYIELFNKNKEIRSSLDQANKLVVHNTKMASIGEMIGVISHQLKQPLNVLSLYCDDIKFSYEHGEIDDEIIEDFSENTKKQIHYMRDTIDGFLSFFNPDKDKHSFEIKKVIEATYELLKSQIGKNNVDFEMQIESNFSLKGVEMELSQVLINLITNSIQAFNEREIENRKIELITYSKDNKNYLIITDNAGGIEENNLEKIFDPYYTTKAEGTGIGLYMVKIVIKNSFNGNLKLENSKEGVKFVIQF, encoded by the coding sequence ATGAAAGATAAATTTTCAGTATTAATTATAGATGATGTTCAAGAAAATATCTATTCTCTTGAACTTTTAATAGAAGAATTTAATGTGAATATATATTCTGCTTTAAATGCAAATGATGCAGTAAGTATCTTAATGAAGAATCCTGTTGACTTAATACTATGTGATATACAAATGCCTGATGTAGATGGTTTTCAATTTGCTGAATATATTAAAGGTATTGATAAATTAAAAGATATACCAATCATTTTTATTACAGGAATTTATGATAAAGATTCATATCAAAAAAAAGGTTATGATTTAGGTGCAATAGAATATATTTCAAAACCAATTGATGATGTATTATTAACTTCTAAACTAAAGGCATATATTGAACTATTTAATAAAAATAAAGAAATAAGAAGTTCTCTTGACCAAGCAAATAAATTAGTTGTACATAATACAAAAATGGCCAGTATTGGAGAAATGATAGGAGTTATATCACATCAATTAAAACAACCATTAAACGTTTTATCACTATATTGTGATGATATAAAGTTTTCATATGAACATGGTGAAATTGATGATGAAATAATAGAAGATTTTTCAGAAAATACAAAGAAACAGATACACTATATGAGAGATACTATTGATGGTTTTTTAAGTTTTTTTAATCCAGATAAAGATAAACACTCATTTGAAATAAAAAAAGTTATAGAAGCTACCTATGAATTATTAAAATCACAAATTGGCAAAAATAATGTTGATTTTGAGATGCAAATAGAATCTAATTTCTCCTTAAAAGGAGTAGAAATGGAGTTGTCTCAAGTACTTATAAATCTTATTACAAACTCTATTCAAGCTTTTAATGAAAGAGAAATAGAAAATAGAAAGATTGAACTAATTACTTATAGTAAAGACAACAAAAATTATTTGATTATTACAGATAATGCGGGAGGAATAGAAGAAAATAATCTTGAAAAAATATTTGACCCTTACTATACAACAAAAGCAGAAGGAACAGGAATTGGCTTGTACATGGTAAAAATTGTTATAAAAAATAGCTTTAATGGTAATTTAAAACTAGAAAACTCTAAAGAGGGTGTTAAATTTGTAATACAATTTTAA
- a CDS encoding lysophospholipid acyltransferase family protein has translation MKLFLITKVVPFLLQLFVRFIYFTSKKEFHHPKINDKESFIVAFWHGELLMQPFNYQKLKPSGRVSAMISEHKDGEAITKTVEYLGIGSIRGSSTRGGAKALIGALKELKNNNDIAITPDGPKGPRHSVADGIVAISKKSNARILIFNCKANKYWQFNSWDKFIVPKPFGKLEFFIQEPLDISSLDVQEAKELIREKMLVNAMK, from the coding sequence ATGAAACTATTTTTGATTACAAAAGTTGTTCCTTTTCTTTTACAACTTTTTGTAAGATTTATATATTTTACAAGTAAAAAAGAGTTTCATCATCCAAAAATAAATGATAAAGAGTCTTTTATTGTGGCTTTTTGGCATGGTGAGCTTTTAATGCAACCTTTTAATTATCAAAAATTAAAACCATCTGGTAGAGTTAGTGCTATGATTAGTGAGCACAAAGATGGAGAAGCTATAACAAAAACTGTAGAGTATTTAGGAATAGGCTCGATTAGGGGCTCAAGTACCAGAGGTGGTGCAAAAGCTTTAATTGGAGCACTTAAAGAATTGAAAAATAATAATGATATTGCAATTACTCCAGACGGGCCAAAAGGTCCTAGGCATTCAGTTGCAGATGGAATAGTAGCAATATCAAAGAAGAGTAATGCTAGAATTTTGATATTTAATTGTAAAGCAAATAAATATTGGCAGTTTAATTCTTGGGATAAGTTTATAGTCCCTAAGCCTTTTGGTAAATTAGAATTTTTTATTCAAGAACCTTTAGATATTAGTAGTTTAGATGTTCAAGAGGCAAAAGAGTTAATAAGAGAAAAAATGTTAGTTAATGCTATGAAATAA
- the miaB gene encoding tRNA (N6-isopentenyl adenosine(37)-C2)-methylthiotransferase MiaB produces MSKQEKKLFIQTLGCQMNDTDSQHIISELKEHKNYTTTDQMEDADLIIINTCSVREKPVQKLFSEIGQFNIKKKKDAKIGVCGCTASHLGEDIIKRAPYVDFVLGARNISKIKDVVDKKGSVEIDIDYDDSTYQFASSSHSLYKTSVNISIGCDKECTYCIVPATRGDEISIPPEMIVSQIEKDVANGAKEVTLLGQNVNSYGRRFSDKRERTSFTKLLQEVSKVDGLERIRFTSPHPLHMNDEFIEEFARNPKISKCIHMPLQSGSTKVLKAMKRGYTKEWFLNRAKKIRDMVPGVRITTDIIVAFPGETQEDFEDTIDVIKQVKFDQIFNFKYSPRPNTKALEFKDLEIADDIGSARLTEVIELHKLHQSELMSENIGKTVKVLFESLKPNGEIAGFTDNYCQVFIKGSDELLGQIVDVKIIDATRTALKGELVK; encoded by the coding sequence ATGAGTAAACAAGAAAAAAAACTATTTATACAAACCCTTGGCTGTCAAATGAATGACACTGACAGTCAACATATTATTTCTGAATTAAAAGAACATAAAAATTATACTACAACTGATCAAATGGAAGATGCTGATTTGATTATTATTAATACCTGTTCTGTAAGAGAAAAGCCTGTTCAAAAACTATTTTCAGAAATAGGGCAGTTTAATATAAAAAAGAAAAAAGATGCAAAAATCGGTGTATGTGGTTGTACTGCAAGTCACTTAGGAGAAGATATTATAAAAAGAGCTCCTTATGTAGACTTTGTCTTAGGAGCAAGAAATATCTCAAAAATTAAAGATGTTGTAGATAAAAAAGGTTCTGTTGAAATTGATATAGACTATGATGATTCAACATATCAATTTGCTTCTTCTTCACACTCTTTATATAAAACATCTGTAAATATTTCAATAGGATGTGATAAAGAGTGTACTTATTGTATTGTTCCAGCAACTAGAGGGGATGAAATCTCTATTCCTCCAGAAATGATTGTTTCACAAATTGAAAAAGATGTAGCTAATGGTGCTAAAGAAGTAACCTTACTAGGACAAAATGTAAACTCTTATGGTAGAAGGTTCTCTGATAAAAGAGAGAGAACAAGTTTCACTAAACTTCTACAAGAAGTATCTAAAGTAGATGGATTAGAAAGAATTAGATTTACTTCTCCTCATCCATTGCATATGAATGATGAATTTATTGAAGAGTTTGCAAGAAACCCTAAAATATCTAAGTGTATTCATATGCCTTTACAAAGTGGTTCTACAAAAGTTTTAAAAGCGATGAAAAGAGGATACACAAAAGAGTGGTTTTTAAATAGAGCAAAAAAAATAAGAGATATGGTTCCTGGTGTAAGAATTACAACAGATATAATTGTGGCTTTCCCTGGGGAAACTCAAGAGGATTTTGAAGATACAATTGATGTAATAAAACAAGTTAAATTTGACCAAATATTTAATTTTAAATATTCTCCAAGACCAAATACAAAAGCTTTAGAATTCAAAGACCTAGAAATTGCAGATGATATTGGAAGTGCAAGACTTACAGAAGTTATTGAGTTACATAAACTTCATCAAAGTGAATTAATGAGTGAAAATATTGGAAAGACTGTTAAGGTTTTATTTGAATCACTTAAACCTAATGGTGAGATTGCAGGTTTTACAGATAATTACTGTCAAGTATTTATAAAAGGTAGTGATGAACTTTTAGGGCAGATTGTTGATGTTAAAATTATTGATGCAACAAGAACTGCATTAAAAGGTGAGTTGGTAAAATAA
- a CDS encoding HP0268 family nuclease yields the protein MELLYARNELTEKPKKVQLDKIKEELEKSGEKIFYFDRDNSHKDMMSLVDALEDVGFNVYFREVKYGLADDEYMYEVHAL from the coding sequence ATGGAACTACTATATGCAAGAAATGAACTTACAGAGAAGCCAAAAAAAGTTCAACTTGACAAGATTAAAGAAGAGTTAGAAAAAAGTGGTGAAAAAATATTCTATTTTGATAGAGATAACTCTCATAAGGATATGATGTCTTTAGTAGATGCTTTAGAGGATGTGGGGTTCAATGTTTATTTCAGAGAAGTAAAGTATGGATTGGCTGATGATGAATACATGTATGAGGTACATGCTTTATAA
- the nusA gene encoding transcription termination factor NusA: MDKIIDILDSIAYEKGLKIEEVENALKEALIKTAQKMVDETLVFDANIDRTNKKLELSQKVEVVPDGDSRSLGLDEEGNNINPENFIELSEAKEIDPDLEVGDTVDYDLEFENMGRNAATILHNNFEYRIQRHLEENLVSKYKNKVGKTITSTVTRIDRQENTFVEIGEVKGMLPRKSRIKGESFKVGDTVKAVVKSVNIDKTNGLIIEISRTSPKFLESLLRLEVPELKDEVISVEASARIPGSRAKIALSTSDASVDPIGAIVGVKGVRISAVSKQLHGENIDCVEYSAIPEMFISRALSPAIIQSVKIEKPAEGNDKGKAIVTIPSDQKSKAIGKAGLNIRLASMLTRYEIELQEIEGTSSSESNQQEAEKTTDTAGLEALFK, translated from the coding sequence ATGGATAAAATAATAGATATATTAGACTCTATTGCCTATGAAAAAGGCTTAAAAATAGAAGAGGTAGAAAATGCTTTGAAGGAAGCATTAATAAAAACAGCCCAAAAAATGGTAGATGAGACATTAGTTTTTGATGCTAATATTGATAGAACAAATAAAAAATTAGAGCTTTCACAAAAGGTTGAAGTTGTACCTGATGGAGATAGTAGAAGTTTAGGCTTAGATGAAGAAGGTAATAATATTAATCCTGAAAACTTTATTGAACTTTCTGAAGCAAAAGAGATTGATCCAGACCTTGAAGTAGGTGATACTGTTGACTATGATTTAGAATTTGAAAATATGGGTAGAAACGCTGCAACTATTCTACATAATAACTTTGAATATAGAATTCAAAGACACTTAGAAGAAAATCTTGTTAGCAAATATAAAAATAAAGTTGGAAAAACTATTACAAGTACTGTAACAAGAATTGATAGACAAGAAAATACTTTTGTAGAAATAGGTGAAGTAAAAGGAATGTTACCTAGAAAAAGCAGAATTAAAGGGGAGTCTTTTAAAGTAGGAGACACTGTAAAAGCTGTTGTAAAAAGTGTTAATATTGATAAAACAAATGGTTTAATAATTGAAATATCAAGAACAAGTCCAAAATTCTTAGAATCTCTTTTAAGACTAGAAGTACCTGAATTAAAAGACGAAGTTATTTCTGTTGAAGCAAGTGCTAGAATACCTGGGAGTAGAGCTAAAATTGCCCTTTCAACAAGTGATGCTTCTGTTGATCCAATTGGAGCAATTGTAGGAGTAAAAGGAGTAAGAATTTCAGCTGTATCAAAACAATTACATGGTGAAAACATTGATTGTGTAGAATACTCAGCTATTCCTGAAATGTTTATTTCAAGAGCATTATCTCCTGCTATTATTCAAAGTGTAAAAATTGAAAAACCTGCAGAGGGGAATGATAAAGGTAAAGCAATCGTTACTATTCCTAGTGATCAAAAATCAAAAGCAATTGGAAAAGCTGGATTAAATATCAGACTTGCTTCTATGCTTACAAGATATGAAATTGAATTACAAGAAATAGAAGGTACAAGTTCATCAGAATCAAATCAACAAGAAGCTGAAAAAACAACTGATACAGCAGGACTAGAGGCCTTATTTAAATAA
- the cysS gene encoding cysteine--tRNA ligase, with translation MGLFIYDSVKKEKVEFKPIKNNDVKVYVCGPTVYDDSHLGHARSAIAFDILHRTLKANNYNVTMTKNFTDIDDKIIKKMNDTNQSLEEITNHYINAYKNDMQTLNILDNTLEPKATQNLDVMIEMIENLIAKDIAYATSDGIYFDVSKDKEYGSLSKRASDENSQARVEANSEKRNSSDFALWKFEKENDVSFEASFGKGRPGWHIECSAMINKHLAYKNEEYQIDIHGGGADLLFPHHENEAAQTRCSSKVHLAKYWMHNGFVTINGEKMSKSLGNSFFLKDILKSYSGEVIRFYLLTAQYRTNFNFNEEDLIASKKRLDKFYRVKKRVYGLGKSAVNKELKENIMKALNDDLNTAKAISVIDEYINLSNEILDKEPKNKNIKKELVSSFEFINEVLGIGFNDAFKYFQFGISQENIEKIEQLILKRSEAKKNKDFETADKIREELSSLEISIMDTPTGTVWEKL, from the coding sequence ATGGGACTTTTTATATATGATTCTGTAAAAAAAGAAAAAGTAGAATTTAAACCTATAAAAAACAACGACGTAAAAGTTTATGTTTGTGGACCTACAGTGTATGATGATTCGCACTTAGGTCATGCAAGATCTGCAATTGCTTTTGATATTTTACATAGAACACTTAAAGCAAATAATTATAATGTTACTATGACTAAAAACTTCACAGATATTGATGATAAAATCATCAAAAAAATGAATGATACAAATCAATCATTGGAAGAAATTACAAATCACTATATAAATGCATATAAAAACGATATGCAAACTTTAAATATTTTAGATAATACTTTAGAACCAAAAGCAACACAAAATCTTGATGTGATGATTGAAATGATTGAAAATTTAATTGCTAAAGATATTGCCTATGCTACAAGTGACGGTATTTATTTTGATGTCTCAAAAGATAAAGAATATGGAAGTCTTTCAAAAAGAGCAAGTGATGAAAATTCACAAGCAAGAGTTGAGGCAAACAGTGAAAAAAGAAATTCAAGTGATTTTGCCCTTTGGAAATTTGAAAAAGAAAATGATGTAAGTTTTGAAGCTTCTTTTGGGAAAGGAAGACCAGGATGGCATATTGAGTGTTCTGCTATGATTAATAAACATCTTGCATACAAAAATGAAGAGTATCAAATTGATATTCATGGTGGAGGAGCTGACCTTCTATTCCCTCACCATGAAAATGAAGCTGCACAGACAAGATGTTCATCAAAAGTTCATTTAGCTAAATACTGGATGCACAATGGTTTTGTAACAATTAATGGAGAAAAAATGAGTAAATCTTTAGGAAATTCATTTTTCTTAAAAGATATTCTAAAATCATACTCAGGAGAAGTTATAAGATTTTATCTTTTAACAGCTCAATATAGAACAAATTTTAATTTTAATGAAGAAGATTTAATTGCATCTAAAAAAAGACTTGATAAATTTTATAGAGTAAAAAAAAGAGTTTATGGATTAGGAAAATCTGCTGTCAACAAAGAACTTAAAGAAAATATTATGAAAGCTTTAAATGATGATTTAAATACTGCTAAAGCTATTTCAGTAATAGATGAATATATAAATCTATCAAATGAAATCCTAGATAAAGAACCAAAAAACAAAAATATAAAAAAAGAACTAGTTTCAAGTTTTGAATTTATAAATGAAGTATTAGGAATTGGCTTTAATGATGCCTTCAAATACTTTCAATTTGGAATTTCTCAAGAGAATATTGAAAAAATTGAACAATTAATCTTAAAAAGAAGTGAAGCAAAGAAAAACAAAGATTTTGAAACTGCTGACAAAATAAGAGAAGAACTATCTTCACTAGAGATATCTATTATGGATACTCCTACTGGAACTGTTTGGGAAAAACTATAA
- a CDS encoding L-lactate permease, with protein MGIGTQALFAALPIFIAAILLVGLRLPAKKAMPIVFLTTTAIAYLVWEVTFNRILASSIQGLLITVAVLWIIFGAILLLNTLKHSGAIAVIRQGFNNISPDRRVQVVIIAWLFGSFIEGASGFGTPAAIAAPLLVAIGFPAMAAVMVGMMIQSTPVSFGAVGTPILIGVNKGLDSAAIGTTLEGLGSNWEAYLQVITSEVALTHAITGTLIPLFMVMMLTRFFGKNKSWTEGLNIIPFAIFGGLAFTIPYAITGVFLGAEFPSLIGALIGLPIVVFAAKKGFLLPKTSWDFAPKEEWPLHWVSKLELKLDAMSTKAEMSLTKAWIPYVLVAVILVITRVSDEAKAFVKALVIPFKDIMGEGLGYAITPLYLPGGILVFVALVTYFLHKMEFKEMKAAIGESSKVMLGAGFVLIFTIPLVRILINSGVNESGFDSMPVAMANFVATSVGDIYPLFAPMVGALGAFIAGSNTVSNMMLSQFQFGVADALGVSTAFMIALQAVGAAAGNMIAIHNVVAASATVGLLDQEGETLRRTIIPTVYYCLVAGILGLIGMYVLGLVDPLMK; from the coding sequence ATGGGAATTGGTACACAAGCACTATTTGCAGCATTACCAATATTTATTGCAGCTATTCTTTTAGTTGGTTTAAGGCTACCTGCAAAAAAAGCAATGCCTATTGTTTTTCTTACAACTACAGCAATTGCATATTTAGTTTGGGAAGTTACTTTTAATAGAATTTTAGCTTCATCAATACAAGGTCTACTTATTACAGTTGCGGTTTTATGGATTATTTTTGGTGCTATTTTACTATTAAATACACTTAAGCACTCTGGTGCAATTGCAGTAATTAGACAAGGGTTTAATAACATTAGTCCAGATAGAAGAGTTCAGGTTGTTATTATTGCTTGGCTATTTGGTTCATTTATTGAAGGTGCATCAGGATTTGGTACACCAGCAGCTATTGCAGCACCACTTTTAGTTGCAATTGGATTCCCTGCTATGGCGGCTGTTATGGTAGGGATGATGATTCAAAGTACACCTGTATCATTTGGTGCAGTAGGTACTCCTATTTTAATTGGTGTAAACAAAGGTTTAGATAGTGCAGCAATTGGAACAACACTAGAAGGTCTTGGTTCAAACTGGGAAGCTTATTTACAAGTAATTACAAGTGAAGTTGCGCTGACTCATGCAATTACGGGAACACTTATTCCACTATTCATGGTGATGATGTTAACAAGATTCTTTGGTAAAAATAAATCTTGGACTGAAGGTTTAAATATCATTCCATTTGCTATTTTTGGTGGTCTTGCATTTACTATTCCTTATGCAATAACAGGTGTATTCTTAGGAGCTGAATTCCCATCATTAATTGGAGCATTAATTGGTCTTCCTATTGTTGTATTTGCTGCAAAAAAAGGTTTTCTTTTACCAAAAACAAGTTGGGACTTTGCACCAAAAGAAGAGTGGCCTCTTCACTGGGTAAGTAAATTAGAATTAAAACTAGATGCAATGAGTACAAAGGCTGAAATGTCTTTAACTAAAGCTTGGATTCCATATGTATTAGTTGCTGTTATTCTTGTTATTACAAGAGTTTCTGATGAAGCTAAAGCATTTGTAAAAGCTTTGGTTATTCCTTTTAAAGATATTATGGGTGAAGGTTTAGGATATGCAATTACTCCATTATATTTACCAGGTGGTATCTTAGTATTTGTTGCACTTGTAACTTACTTTTTACATAAAATGGAATTTAAAGAGATGAAAGCTGCAATTGGTGAGTCTTCAAAAGTTATGCTTGGAGCTGGATTTGTTCTTATATTTACTATTCCATTAGTTAGAATTTTAATTAACTCAGGAGTTAATGAATCAGGGTTTGATTCTATGCCTGTTGCTATGGCAAATTTTGTTGCTACTTCAGTTGGTGATATTTATCCATTATTTGCTCCTATGGTTGGTGCATTAGGTGCATTTATTGCTGGAAGTAATACAGTTTCTAATATGATGTTATCTCAATTTCAATTTGGTGTTGCAGATGCACTTGGAGTTTCAACTGCATTTATGATTGCACTACAAGCAGTTGGAGCAGCAGCTGGTAACATGATTGCTATTCACAATGTAGTTGCTGCAAGTGCTACTGTTGGTTTACTTGACCAGGAGGGTGAAACATTAAGAAGAACAATTATTCCTACAGTTTACTATTGTTTAGTAGCTGGCATCTTAGGTTTAATTGGAATGTATGTGCTAGGATTAGTTGACCCATTAATGAAATAA
- a CDS encoding AraC family transcriptional regulator: MSKSEHIVHNIKFSKPNLNKDIVLYEGHFNHFNYDKHVHEEYTISLIEKGHMNAFLKGFNHKFDKSSIITINPDEVHACKIADNEEYKHHSLYLKPNIVKEILKLNFNKKQLSFSDIHFSNSFIYNKLSFLVKQENISYFNTFSWECELIEVVNSILQINSKATEPIELPSNHLLIKRVKEYLHDNFYIQISLDDIAKEFSISKYHFLRLFKKHTFVSPHAYLMLVRVEKAKQFLQKGLSIIDTAYMCGFNDQSHLNKRFKAITGLTPGEYKNFFN, translated from the coding sequence ATGAGTAAATCAGAGCACATTGTACATAATATAAAATTTTCAAAACCAAATTTAAATAAAGATATTGTTCTATATGAAGGTCACTTTAATCACTTCAACTATGATAAGCATGTTCATGAAGAATATACAATTAGTCTAATAGAAAAAGGACATATGAATGCTTTTTTAAAAGGCTTTAATCACAAATTCGACAAATCATCAATTATCACAATTAATCCAGATGAAGTCCATGCTTGTAAAATTGCAGACAATGAAGAATATAAACATCATTCTCTTTATTTAAAACCTAATATTGTAAAAGAGATATTAAAACTTAATTTTAATAAAAAGCAATTATCTTTTTCTGATATTCACTTCTCAAATTCTTTTATTTATAACAAGTTATCTTTTTTAGTTAAACAAGAAAATATTTCTTATTTTAATACCTTTAGTTGGGAGTGTGAATTAATTGAAGTTGTAAATAGTATCTTACAAATAAATTCAAAAGCCACAGAGCCAATAGAACTACCTTCAAATCACTTATTGATAAAAAGAGTAAAAGAGTATCTTCATGATAACTTTTATATACAGATTTCATTAGATGATATTGCAAAAGAGTTTTCTATTTCTAAATATCATTTTTTGAGACTATTCAAAAAACATACATTTGTATCTCCACATGCATACTTAATGTTAGTAAGAGTTGAAAAGGCTAAACAATTTTTACAAAAAGGTCTTAGTATAATTGATACTGCTTATATGTGTGGATTTAATGATCAAAGCCATTTAAATAAAAGATTCAAAGCAATAACAGGTTTAACTCCAGGAGAATATAAAAACTTCTTTAATTAG
- a CDS encoding AzlC family ABC transporter permease, translating into MKNELKNGFMANLPISISVFTYGAVLGIICTSKGISFLQLALMNIFIFAGSAQFLIVDMLSSPVNISVVVWSALLINLRYFLIGASLNEFFTNTSLKKRLFIMHFVTDESWAVTMSKNKKQGVSVFFLLGGGFCIFIVWFLGTLSGYYFGEFISNPKLYGLDFAFLALFTAIITSMYKTKNDLIIYLITAIIAVLLEKLLANMSYIIFSAFIGSFLYVYLNKRQNDE; encoded by the coding sequence ATGAAAAATGAACTAAAAAATGGATTTATGGCAAATTTGCCAATTAGTATAAGTGTTTTTACTTATGGAGCAGTATTAGGAATTATTTGTACATCAAAGGGTATAAGTTTTTTACAATTAGCTTTAATGAATATTTTTATATTTGCTGGGTCTGCACAATTTTTGATTGTTGATATGTTAAGTAGTCCTGTTAATATTTCTGTTGTTGTATGGAGTGCCCTACTTATTAATCTTCGTTATTTTTTAATAGGTGCTTCATTAAATGAGTTTTTTACAAATACAAGTTTAAAAAAAAGACTTTTTATTATGCACTTTGTAACAGATGAATCTTGGGCTGTAACAATGAGTAAAAATAAAAAACAAGGAGTAAGTGTATTTTTTTTATTAGGAGGAGGTTTTTGTATTTTTATAGTTTGGTTTTTAGGAACTTTAAGTGGTTACTACTTTGGAGAGTTTATTTCTAATCCTAAATTATATGGTTTAGATTTTGCTTTTTTAGCATTATTTACAGCAATTATCACAAGTATGTATAAAACAAAAAATGATTTAATCATTTATCTTATCACAGCAATTATAGCTGTTTTACTAGAAAAACTTTTGGCAAATATGTCATATATAATATTTTCAGCTTTTATTGGCTCTTTTTTATATGTATATTTAAATAAAAGGCAAAATGATGAGTAA
- a CDS encoding AzlD domain-containing protein, whose translation MSNIDILTIIFFVAIGTYTLRVSGLLLSNRLKKFKNIDIFLDSIPATLLISLIVPSIIKTGLIGIIASLITILIMYKVKNVLLAMSTAVFIVALYRNGLLF comes from the coding sequence ATGAGTAATATAGATATTCTAACTATTATATTTTTTGTAGCAATTGGCACATATACTTTAAGAGTATCAGGTTTACTTTTATCTAATCGTTTAAAAAAATTTAAAAATATAGATATTTTTTTAGACTCTATTCCTGCAACACTTTTAATCTCTTTGATTGTTCCTTCCATAATCAAAACTGGATTAATTGGAATTATTGCTTCATTAATTACTATTCTTATTATGTATAAAGTAAAAAATGTATTATTAGCTATGAGTACAGCTGTTTTTATTGTAGCTTTATATAGAAATGGACTTCTTTTTTAA
- a CDS encoding thiazole synthase — protein sequence MNDDILKIGKYEFNSRLIVGSGKYDSFQTTKDATLASGSELITVAIRRVNITNPNEENLLDYFKDTNVKLLPNSAGCFTAEEAITTFRLMREATGIDLIKLEVIGDADKTLYPDVIDTIKACEILKKEGFTIMAYTNDDPIIAKRLEDAGADAIMPLAAPIGSGLGIQNKYNVAFIKDAVKVPVIVDAGVGCASDAAIAMELGAEAVLTNTAIAQAKDPILMAEAMKYAVKAGRMSYKAGRIPKKPYATASSPVDGLIQF from the coding sequence ATGAATGATGATATTCTAAAAATTGGTAAGTATGAATTTAATAGTAGACTAATTGTTGGAAGTGGTAAATATGATAGCTTTCAAACAACAAAAGATGCAACTCTTGCAAGTGGAAGTGAACTTATCACTGTTGCAATTAGAAGAGTAAATATTACAAATCCAAATGAAGAAAATTTATTAGATTATTTTAAAGATACAAATGTAAAACTTCTTCCAAACTCTGCTGGATGTTTTACAGCTGAAGAAGCAATTACAACTTTTAGACTTATGAGAGAAGCAACAGGAATTGACTTAATCAAATTAGAAGTAATCGGGGATGCTGATAAAACTTTATATCCTGATGTAATTGATACTATAAAAGCTTGTGAAATTCTAAAGAAAGAAGGTTTTACAATTATGGCTTATACAAACGATGATCCAATTATTGCAAAAAGATTAGAAGATGCAGGTGCTGATGCAATTATGCCATTAGCTGCTCCTATTGGTTCTGGACTTGGTATTCAAAATAAATATAATGTTGCTTTTATTAAAGATGCAGTAAAAGTTCCAGTTATTGTTGATGCTGGTGTTGGTTGTGCAAGTGATGCAGCAATTGCAATGGAACTAGGAGCAGAGGCTGTATTAACTAATACTGCAATTGCACAAGCTAAAGACCCAATCTTAATGGCAGAAGCTATGAAATATGCAGTAAAAGCAGGAAGAATGTCATATAAAGCAGGAAGAATTCCTAAAAAACCATATGCAACTGCAAGTTCTCCAGTTGATGGATTAATTCAATTTTAA
- the cutA gene encoding divalent-cation tolerance protein CutA, with the protein MKLIIIQTTCSSKEEARKLSKNLIKSKLAACIHMSKIDSFYMWKDEFCEDEEVLLNIKTKKENFKKIKSKIKELHSYDVPEIISFELDDVSKKYEKFIGDNTK; encoded by the coding sequence ATGAAATTAATTATTATACAAACAACTTGTTCAAGTAAGGAAGAAGCAAGAAAGCTTTCAAAAAATCTTATAAAAAGTAAACTTGCAGCTTGTATTCATATGAGTAAAATAGACTCTTTTTATATGTGGAAAGATGAGTTTTGTGAAGATGAAGAGGTGCTTTTAAATATCAAAACTAAAAAAGAAAACTTCAAAAAAATCAAAAGCAAAATTAAAGAATTACATAGCTATGATGTGCCTGAAATTATTAGCTTTGAGCTTGATGATGTTAGTAAAAAATATGAAAAATTTATAGGAGATAATACAAAATGA